The DNA window CTCAGGTATATATGAGGATGCTCAAAGGATTTCCTTATTCGAACAGAGCAACCTTCCTGCTCCTCTCCCAGTAATACTGGTAGAGTTCGGTGCACCATCGTATGAATTGAAAATCAGCTCCTGCAAATCCTGTTCTGAAATCGACCTTCCCTGAAAGGTCCGGAAGGCAGAAGCCTGCTGCCTGTTCGTTTATCACCATCGCAATGTGAACATCACTCAGAGTTCCTATTTCGGCCCTGCTACCCAGTCTCTCCTTTATTATCGAAAGCTCCTTTCTATCGACAACGTCAGTCGTTATCAATCTGACTGGTATAGGCTTTGTAAGAGCACTGGTTGCAATGCTTTCACCAGTCACTATTGGCTGGTCAGACATCAGCCAAAGGAATTCGTTTGCCTGCATCATAGCATTCTCAATGTACCTCAAGATCATGCTTATGTTATCAACGAACATGCCTTCAGAAAGTTCCCCTATTCTTTCAACGAAATGGGCTGGGAGGTAAGACAGTTCATGCGTCAGAAAAGTCTCCTTATGCTGAGCTATAAATTCCGTAGCTCTCAAAGATTGCAAGAGGATGCGACCAAAGGGAGTTATCTTATAAAATCCCACTTGGTCCTTTTCAATCAGCCCTTGCTCATAAAGTCTGTGGAGGTGCCTTGTGCACTCCTGATTTGTCGCATTAATCAACTTCGAACATTGAGTCAACCTCTTCCTTCCTCTGCTGACCTCTTTAAGTATCTTCAGCCTATCTTGGTTTGAAACGGCGAATAGTAGTTCCTCAACAATCTGTTCCGCATCTTTTTTACTACTATTGTTATCACTTAGCAGTTCACTGTTATGACCAGATACATTATTCATTGACCCATCCGAACCCATTGCCAATACCCTTTGTCGGCTTATTCACTTTGGTTACTTTTATTTGTTCTTTTTGTAGACCCAATGTGTCATCCAATCATAGGGAGAAATGGAGCCCTTTAGCATTGGGGTCTCAGCTAGAGTAAATTCGATTGGTGATTTCTCACTAATCTTGTTTACTAGCCTTTTTCTATGTCATGTTATAACCTATTCCTATGACAAGAAAATACGGAAGAATAAAACAGGAAATGGTTTTTCCTGCGTCACCAGAGGAAATATACGATATGCTCGTAGACCCAGCCAAGCATTCAGAGTTTACGGGATTCAAGGCAGAAAATGAAGCGAGGGTCGGAGGAAGGTTCATGGCAGGCGATGGATACATCATAGGAAAGAACATAGCTCTTCGACCTGGCTTGAGAATAGTCCAGGAATG is part of the Conexivisphaerales archaeon genome and encodes:
- a CDS encoding transcriptional regulator FilR1 domain-containing protein, which translates into the protein MGSDGSMNNVSGHNSELLSDNNSSKKDAEQIVEELLFAVSNQDRLKILKEVSRGRKRLTQCSKLINATNQECTRHLHRLYEQGLIEKDQVGFYKITPFGRILLQSLRATEFIAQHKETFLTHELSYLPAHFVERIGELSEGMFVDNISMILRYIENAMMQANEFLWLMSDQPIVTGESIATSALTKPIPVRLITTDVVDRKELSIIKERLGSRAEIGTLSDVHIAMVINEQAAGFCLPDLSGKVDFRTGFAGADFQFIRWCTELYQYYWERSRKVALFE